Proteins encoded by one window of Homo sapiens chromosome 10, GRCh38.p14 Primary Assembly:
- the CALML3 gene encoding calmodulin-like protein 3, protein MADQLTEEQVTEFKEAFSLFDKDGDGCITTRELGTVMRSLGQNPTEAELRDMMSEIDRDGNGTVDFPEFLGMMARKMKDTDNEEEIREAFRVFDKDGNGFVSAAELRHVMTRLGEKLSDEEVDEMIRAADTDGDGQVNYEEFVRVLVSK, encoded by the coding sequence ATGGCCGACCAGCTGACTGAGGAGCAGGTCACAGAATTCAAGGAGGCCTTCTCCCTGTTTGACAAGGATGGGGACGGCTGCATCACCACCCGCGAGCTGGGCACGGTCATGCGGTCCCTGGGCCAGAACCCCACGGAGGCCGAGCTGCGGGACATGATGAGTGAGATCGACCGGGACGGCAACGGCACCGTGGACTTCCCCGAGTTCCTGGGCATGATGGCCAGGAAGATGAAGGACACGGACAACGAGGAGGAGATCCGCGAGGCCTTCCGCGTGTTCGACAAGGACGGCAACGGCTTCGTCAGCGCCGCCGAGCTGCGACACGTCATGACCCGGCTGGGGGAGAAGCTGAGTGACGAGGAGGTGGACGAGATGATCCGGGCCGCGGACACGGACGGAGACGGACAGGTGAACTACGAGGAGTTTGTCCGTGTGCTGGTGTCCAAGTGA